GTGCCCGAAGCGGCGTCGAGCTGGTTCCTCCCGCGGCTCGTCGGGTTGCCGACGGCTCTGCAGTGGACGGTCGGCGCCAAGATGGTCCAGGTCGACGAGGCGCTCGAGCGCGGGCTCGTCCAGCAGGTCGTGCCGAAGGACAAGGTCCTCGAGACCGCGCTCGCCGTCGCCCGCGAGATGACCGCGAACAGCGCACCCGTCTCGGCGGCGCTGACCCGCCAGCTGTTGTGGCGCATGGCCGGGGCACCCAGTCCGCTCGACGCCCACCACGCCGATTCGAAGGCGATCTTCTACCGCGGCCAGTCCGGTGACGTCTACGAGGGCGTCATGTCGTTCCTGGAGAAGCGACCGGCGACGTACCCGAACACGGTGTCGGAGGACCTCCCCGACATCTTCTGACTTGTTCAGAGCAACCCGGCCCCGTCAGCTGTCAGCTGGCGGGGCCGGACGCGTTTCCGCTGCAAACACCCTGTGTTCAGTACGTGAACATCGACGAACACGCGGCATAAACGGTGGCAGGCTGCGCCGACCGCGGTTATCGTGGCGGACAGCAGGCCAGAGCAGAGCCGAAAGGAGGTGGCGCAGATGTCGATCGGTATGGCGGAGTTCGTTCGCGAGTGGCGGATGACCGACCCCGGCTGCCGGTACGGGCTACCAGCCCGAACCCGGTCCGGACCAATCACATCCAGCGTCACCAGTTCCTGAGGTCGTGAACCTCGATGGTCGGCGCGCTCACTCGCCCACGCATCGAGGAGTATCCATGACCATCTTCGTCACGAATGCGGGATTGCAGATCCTCGCGCGAGTCACCTGGCGTCGCGCGGCCGTTTTGCTGACCACCGAGGTCGCACGCAACGTCGAGGGCACCCCCTTGGTGCGCGTCGTCCATTCGCCGACCGTGTCGCTGCCCATCCACAAGGTGGTGGCCATCAAGCGGGACGCCTACCGTCCGTACGCAGGCAAGACGATGGATTCCTACGCCTCCAATGCGACGATCCTTCGTCGCGACCAATGGATCTGCGCCTACTGCGACGGTCCGGCCGACACGGTGGACCACATCGTCCCCGTATCGCAGGGCGGCCCGAGCACATTCGGCAACCAGGTCGCGGCGTGTAAGTCCTGCAACGGTTTCAAGGCCAATCGCACCCCGCGCAAAGCCGGCATGGCGTTGCGGCACGCCCCCTTCGTCTACGACCCGTGGGCCGTCGACCAGAAAGAGGTCTGGGAGATGTTCATGCTGCATCCCAAGACCGACTGAGACGCATCAACGACGGGGAGCCCCGAACCGGTCAGGTGGGCAGGGGTTCGGCGCCACGTTCTTTCAGCAGCATCGACATCTGGCCGATCTCGTTGCCCTGATCGCTGAGCATGTTCAGGGCGAGCTGCTTGGTCGCCGCCCCGGAACGGTCGTCGTTGTACGCGGCCTGGGCCATCTCCAGGCCGCCGCGATGGTGCCGGATCATCAACTGCAGGAACAGTTCCTCGGCCTCGTCACCCCGCAGTGTGGCGAGGCGGCCGAGTTCGTCGGTGCTCGCCATGCCCGGCATGAGTGGTGCGTCGGGCGTGGCGGCCGAGTGGTCGCCGTGGGCATACGAATCCCCGTGGGGCATCCACGACATCGGCTCGTCGGAGGTCAGCGGCAGCTCGAAGAACTGCAGCCAGCCACGCATGGTCGCGCTCTCCGCGGACTGGGCGACGACGAGCTGGTCGGCCAGTCCGCGGATCGTCGGGTCGACGTCGGGTGCGGCGATGATCGTGCGGGCCATCAGGAGTGCCTGGTCGTGATGCGTCGACATATCCTGTGCGAAGCCGATGTCGGCGGCACTCATCGTTTTCACGTCGTCCTGCGGGCCGGGTGACCACACCGATCCGACGACGACGCCGATCGCCACGAGCAGGACGGCCAGCGAGGCCAGGCCGGCGATCTGCGTGATGGGGTGCCGGTCGGTCATCCGAGGAACGAATCCTGGTCCGGCGGTGGGGTGTAGACCCGGTTGCTCAACTCCAGGGCGTAGAAGCCACCGTCGGCGCAGGTTGTGAGGATCTTGTTGCCGTGGAACTCCGGCGGGGAGGAGCACCAGTCGGTGGCCATGTCACCACCCACGACCATGCCCATGCGCGGTCCGATCATCTCGTTCAGCTTGGCTCGTCCGTTTGCGAGAGACATTCCGAGGCTGAGGAATTCGATTCCCGGTGCACCGATGACCGACCCGAGAACATGCGGTGAGTTGGGTCGGGTCAGTGCGGTGGCGCCCTTCTGGGCGGGCGGGTTGTAGTAGGCGATCTCCTTGATGGCCGAGAAGTCCCGGATGTCGAACACGCGGATGCCGGACGACTCCCACGCGCAGGCCAGAGCCGTCGGATCGTTCGGGCGGTCGACCGCGCAGTAGTGCGGGTTGCTGCCGAACAACGAACCGCCCATGGATGAACGGAACTGGGTGTCGAGGTGTTCGGGCAGGTTGATCTCGAGTTTGAGCTGTGCGGCGTAACGCGGTTTGTTGACCCGGGCGACGTCGAAGATCTTCACACCACCCGAGCCGCCTTCGTCGGCCGTGATGATGTGGGGCGTGCCGCGATAGGTGATCGGGATCGAGTGCTGGTTGAGCTGGCCGTCGGGCCACAGGTACGCGGCCACGTGTGGCACCTGCGGATACGGAGCGCGACGCTGTACGGCGCTGATGTCGAGGACCGTCACGCCCGCCATGTTCGACAGGTACATGCGGTTGCCGTCGGGGGTGATGCCGAAACCGTGACCGAGGAAGCTGTGCAGCCCCTGC
The sequence above is drawn from the Gordonia rubripertincta genome and encodes:
- a CDS encoding HNH endonuclease, which produces MTIFVTNAGLQILARVTWRRAAVLLTTEVARNVEGTPLVRVVHSPTVSLPIHKVVAIKRDAYRPYAGKTMDSYASNATILRRDQWICAYCDGPADTVDHIVPVSQGGPSTFGNQVAACKSCNGFKANRTPRKAGMALRHAPFVYDPWAVDQKEVWEMFMLHPKTD
- a CDS encoding DUF305 domain-containing protein, which codes for MTDRHPITQIAGLASLAVLLVAIGVVVGSVWSPGPQDDVKTMSAADIGFAQDMSTHHDQALLMARTIIAAPDVDPTIRGLADQLVVAQSAESATMRGWLQFFELPLTSDEPMSWMPHGDSYAHGDHSAATPDAPLMPGMASTDELGRLATLRGDEAEELFLQLMIRHHRGGLEMAQAAYNDDRSGAATKQLALNMLSDQGNEIGQMSMLLKERGAEPLPT
- a CDS encoding LVIVD repeat-containing protein, with translation MLVSAPATAANHWFPDISDTSVPKADCGPGSKPEPGLQGDVSAEDRQSGRSRQGYNCNLTKLGNVTGAGGGIVSASFEHCSYTGSLFPGNNFLPQPGVQVIDASNPRNPKVVGSLTDTAMRGGTWETLKVNKKRKLLAATGVPLLWGAGFFAVYDISDCTRPKLLNARGGGIAYPIPFTSHEGGWSPDGRTYWASGVAPGHLSAIDVADPRNPRVIWQGLHSFLGHGFGITPDGNRMYLSNMAGVTVLDISAVQRRAPYPQVPHVAAYLWPDGQLNQHSIPITYRGTPHIITADEGGSGGVKIFDVARVNKPRYAAQLKLEINLPEHLDTQFRSSMGGSLFGSNPHYCAVDRPNDPTALACAWESSGIRVFDIRDFSAIKEIAYYNPPAQKGATALTRPNSPHVLGSVIGAPGIEFLSLGMSLANGRAKLNEMIGPRMGMVVGGDMATDWCSSPPEFHGNKILTTCADGGFYALELSNRVYTPPPDQDSFLG